From one Nonomuraea polychroma genomic stretch:
- a CDS encoding nitroreductase family protein produces the protein MAIKPLAPDELLTTTRSVRKRLDLTRPVPMELVRECLEAALQAPTGGNRQGWHWIVVTDPELRKTIGDYYGRSLRAYLESGTSAGSLFQEDPVRAATQRRVSDSSAYLGEHMGDVPVLVIGCIALPGGRLPEGNQAGLWGSLLPAAWSYMLAARARGLGTAWTTLHLAYESEIAELLGIPADVRQGVLIPTAYHTGETFRPARRQPLDDVLHLDRW, from the coding sequence ATGGCGATCAAACCCTTGGCCCCGGACGAACTGCTCACCACCACCCGCAGCGTTCGCAAGCGCCTCGATCTGACCAGGCCCGTCCCCATGGAGCTCGTCCGTGAGTGCCTGGAGGCCGCCCTCCAGGCGCCCACCGGCGGCAACCGGCAGGGCTGGCACTGGATCGTCGTCACCGACCCGGAGCTGCGCAAGACGATCGGCGACTACTACGGTCGATCGCTGCGGGCCTACCTCGAGTCGGGCACGTCGGCCGGGTCGTTGTTCCAGGAGGACCCGGTCCGGGCCGCGACGCAGCGGCGGGTGTCGGACAGCTCCGCCTACCTGGGCGAGCACATGGGCGACGTGCCCGTGCTGGTGATCGGCTGCATCGCCCTGCCCGGCGGCCGGCTGCCGGAGGGCAATCAGGCGGGCTTGTGGGGTTCGCTGCTGCCCGCCGCGTGGAGTTACATGCTGGCCGCCCGCGCCCGCGGGCTCGGCACGGCCTGGACGACCCTGCACCTGGCCTACGAGAGCGAGATCGCCGAGTTGCTCGGCATCCCGGCCGACGTGCGCCAGGGTGTGCTCATTCCCACCGCCTACCACACCGGGGAGACGTTCCGGCCGGCGCGCCGCCAGCCGCTCGACGACGTGCTGCACCTCGATCGCTGGTAG
- a CDS encoding glycoside hydrolase family 53 protein, translating into MERILTALLLAAALVVVAQPAQAGARLQIRGADISSLAKSEAFGGVYRDARGRQGDAVRILSQAGLNFIRLKVWVNPADGYNTKTQVLAIAKRAKAQGVKLLVDFHYSDTWADPGKQFKPAAWEALPFDQLKQALYDHTYDVLDALRRQGTTADMVQVGNEINGGLLWPDGSNSTWANTAALLNAGYDAVKAVSASTKVVLHLANGGDNGLYRWWFDNANANGIRYDVIGLSYYAYWHGTLEAFQANINDVATRYGKPVVVVETAYPFTTADDDGWENIILSPEPYPGYQATPQGQAAMLAKVADIVRQVPNGLGLGLFTWEATWTGVKGNGWDPADPSSGNGWENQALFDYADRALPAMRVLGHG; encoded by the coding sequence ATGGAACGCATCCTCACCGCACTGCTGTTAGCCGCCGCCCTCGTCGTCGTGGCGCAACCGGCGCAGGCCGGGGCCCGCCTGCAGATCAGGGGCGCCGACATCTCGAGCCTCGCCAAATCCGAGGCCTTCGGTGGCGTCTACCGCGACGCCCGCGGCCGCCAGGGCGATGCAGTGCGCATCCTGTCCCAGGCCGGGCTCAACTTCATCAGGCTGAAGGTCTGGGTGAACCCGGCCGACGGCTACAACACCAAGACGCAGGTGCTCGCGATCGCCAAGCGGGCCAAGGCCCAGGGCGTGAAGCTGCTGGTGGACTTCCACTACTCCGACACCTGGGCGGACCCGGGCAAGCAGTTCAAGCCCGCCGCGTGGGAGGCGCTCCCGTTCGACCAGCTCAAGCAGGCCCTGTACGACCACACGTACGACGTGCTCGACGCGCTGCGCCGCCAGGGCACCACGGCCGACATGGTCCAGGTCGGGAACGAGATCAACGGCGGCCTGCTCTGGCCGGACGGCTCCAACTCCACCTGGGCCAACACAGCCGCCCTGCTGAACGCCGGCTACGACGCGGTCAAGGCCGTCTCCGCCTCGACGAAGGTCGTGCTGCACCTGGCCAACGGCGGCGACAACGGCCTGTACCGGTGGTGGTTCGACAACGCGAACGCGAACGGCATCCGGTACGACGTGATCGGGTTGTCGTACTACGCGTACTGGCACGGCACGCTGGAGGCGTTCCAGGCCAACATCAACGACGTCGCCACCCGGTACGGCAAGCCCGTCGTCGTGGTCGAGACCGCCTACCCGTTCACCACGGCCGACGACGACGGCTGGGAGAACATCATCCTGTCGCCGGAGCCGTACCCCGGTTACCAGGCCACCCCGCAGGGCCAGGCGGCGATGCTGGCGAAGGTCGCCGACATCGTCCGCCAGGTGCCGAACGGCCTGGGCCTCGGCCTGTTCACCTGGGAGGCCACCTGGACCGGCGTCAAGGGCAACGGCTGGGACCCGGCCGACCCTTCGTCCGGCAACGGCTGGGAGAACCAGGCCCTGTTCGACTACGCCGACCGGGCCCTGCCGGCCATGCGGGTCCTCGGCCACGGCTGA